The Calditrichota bacterium genome has a window encoding:
- a CDS encoding transposase: MKNVPVNRRVKLLSDNGSGYIAKTFNTFLEKSGIHHIYSARNHPQTNGKIERLNRTAKERLNLVVYTSPSELQEALNKFRDWYNSEHYHKSINNLHPADVYFGRDKAIQRHRKRLQNQTKKTRRQVNTTTQPNSQKLRNLHTQPTP; the protein is encoded by the coding sequence ATGAAGAACGTCCCGGTGAACCGGCGTGTGAAGCTTTTGAGTGACAACGGATCGGGCTACATCGCCAAGACGTTCAACACGTTCTTGGAAAAGTCCGGCATCCACCATATCTACTCGGCGCGCAACCATCCGCAGACGAACGGAAAAATCGAGCGATTGAACCGCACGGCGAAAGAACGTCTGAACTTAGTCGTCTACACATCGCCGTCGGAACTGCAAGAGGCATTGAATAAGTTCCGCGACTGGTACAACAGCGAACACTACCACAAATCAATCAACAATCTGCACCCCGCAGACGTCTACTTCGGCCGCGACAAAGCCATCCAACGCCATCGTAAACGGCTCCAAAACCAAACAAAAAAGACCCGTCGCCAGGTCAATACAACAACACAACCAAACTCTCAGAAGCTCCGCAACTTACACACCCAACCTACACCTTAA
- a CDS encoding T9SS type A sorting domain-containing protein, with translation MTRILSAFNLLKRVGFAVLLLGGGLTAQAQPYELQFLYDEVSDEQWRTGGDIAALGDQDGDGYDDILMTHWLGPQRQNCLRIIYGADGPPYRYLDFASTLQDTSNVQYWWNQLSPYTSCGDYNADGFIDILESVVSSQDQTLYLFLYLGGPELFDTIWDWRSTDFGASYSFGYYGDYNVDGYGDLITLPRPTGEAREFRFYESIWQTQSQEPTWTYGYGETIDEPYPREPNNYGDINGDGYPDFTFYAYFDLVSNDSIATDSIYQDFWFGGHGADSIPEISLRCSGRSNCVSAFEIMGDVNGDGFDDLLAHTLRPGLRDPVPTDNRIYFGGDPLDLEGVDAFWDTPLNFFAASQGQRLGDINGDGFEDMGFNQGGGVLYIFLGGNPIQQQAAYIQESYEDTLIATTLSRAGDFNGDGLDDWMFTSIVDYHWPPPPEGFRVRLSIVSGDPNFGLDVPSDRPSIPREITLGPAFPNPFNSSVTIPITVDYPARDATVSIYNVLGQEVYRFDRLQLPPGKHRLIWNGQSMTGQPSGSGVYIVTLNSQVQTHSEKICLLR, from the coding sequence ATGACGCGAATTCTCTCTGCATTCAATCTTCTGAAGCGGGTAGGGTTCGCGGTTTTGTTGTTGGGGGGAGGTTTGACCGCGCAAGCCCAACCCTACGAGCTGCAGTTTCTTTATGATGAAGTGTCGGATGAACAGTGGCGGACGGGGGGGGACATAGCAGCGTTAGGCGATCAGGATGGAGATGGATACGACGATATCCTGATGACGCACTGGCTTGGGCCGCAACGGCAAAACTGCCTGCGTATCATCTACGGCGCAGATGGACCTCCATACAGATATCTTGATTTTGCATCAACCTTGCAGGACACATCGAATGTCCAGTACTGGTGGAATCAGCTTTCACCATACACGTCATGCGGTGATTATAATGCGGATGGATTTATTGATATTCTTGAAAGCGTGGTATCATCGCAAGATCAGACTCTCTATTTGTTTCTCTATCTTGGCGGGCCAGAACTCTTTGATACTATTTGGGACTGGCGAAGTACAGATTTTGGGGCCTCGTACTCTTTCGGATATTACGGCGATTACAACGTCGATGGTTATGGTGACTTAATAACATTACCCCGGCCGACAGGCGAAGCGCGAGAATTCAGGTTTTACGAGAGTATCTGGCAGACGCAGTCACAGGAACCGACGTGGACGTACGGCTATGGGGAAACAATTGATGAACCGTATCCAAGAGAGCCCAACAATTATGGAGATATCAACGGCGACGGCTATCCGGACTTTACATTTTACGCCTACTTCGATCTTGTATCAAACGACAGTATTGCAACGGATTCGATCTATCAGGATTTCTGGTTTGGCGGACATGGAGCGGACTCTATTCCTGAAATCTCGTTGAGGTGTTCGGGGAGAAGCAACTGTGTCAGCGCCTTCGAGATCATGGGTGACGTGAATGGTGATGGATTCGACGACCTCTTGGCGCATACATTGCGTCCAGGCCTGCGCGATCCCGTACCAACAGACAACCGTATCTACTTTGGCGGTGACCCGCTGGATCTGGAAGGTGTGGATGCTTTCTGGGACACCCCGCTAAACTTTTTTGCTGCGTCACAAGGTCAGCGACTGGGAGACATAAACGGAGACGGATTCGAAGATATGGGATTCAATCAGGGTGGAGGTGTCCTCTACATCTTTTTAGGTGGAAACCCCATACAGCAGCAGGCAGCGTATATCCAGGAAAGTTATGAAGACACTCTCATTGCTACAACTTTATCACGCGCTGGGGATTTCAACGGCGATGGACTTGACGATTGGATGTTCACAAGCATTGTTGACTACCATTGGCCTCCTCCACCGGAAGGGTTTAGAGTCAGATTATCCATCGTCTCCGGTGATCCGAACTTTGGATTGGATGTGCCTTCAGATCGTCCGTCGATTCCCCGGGAGATTACACTGGGTCCAGCCTTCCCCAACCCTTTTAATTCAAGCGTGACGATTCCTATCACGGTTGACTATCCTGCCCGTGATGCCACGGTTTCGATCTACAACGTGCTGGGACAGGAAGTCTATCGATTTGACCGCCTGCAACTCCCCCCCGGCAAACACAGGCTAATCTGGAATGGCCAATCCATGACCGGACAACCCAGCGGATCAGGTGTGTACATCGTCACCCTGAACTCGCAAGTACAGACGCATTCGGAAAAGATATGCTTGCTGCGTTAA
- a CDS encoding Dabb family protein, with protein MIKHVVMLRLHEEAGGHKKQENAIRLKSALENLSGKIDSLHSIEVGINEAPDKQAFDLVLTCDITDWPGLESYRVHPLHQEVLTMVRQVCSDRAVVDYETHC; from the coding sequence ATGATCAAACATGTCGTCATGCTCAGGCTCCATGAAGAAGCCGGCGGACATAAGAAGCAAGAAAACGCGATCCGCCTTAAAAGCGCGCTTGAAAACCTTAGTGGCAAAATCGACTCCTTGCATTCAATCGAAGTCGGTATCAATGAAGCGCCCGACAAACAAGCCTTCGATCTCGTCCTAACCTGCGACATAACTGACTGGCCCGGCCTGGAGTCATACCGCGTCCACCCTCTCCATCAAGAAGTCTTAACCATGGTTCGCCAAGTCTGCTCCGACCGCGCAGTAGTGGATTATGAAACACACTGTTAG
- a CDS encoding VCBS repeat-containing protein: MAAAFLSLIVVLSVTFSADAQSYSRVTESPVANDGGSSAAVCFVDIDNDGDLDLFITNDEAVQGNLLYTNDGAGNFSSVEDDPILETGGHNVGATWADFDHDGDVDCFVARWSNQSNRLYINNGDGTFESGVVPPVTSSRGYSETGSWADYDNDGWVDLFVSNSAGTNHHNWLYHNNGDGTFALADIPAFALDGDDSRSVQWCDVDGNGWTDLFVANENLDNDALYLNFGDGIFSSVEGEPPVNDGATNFTASWGDIDNDGDFDLFVGGYNSPSRLYRKLESGFELITESPVIEDNRFAVGSAFADYDNDGDLDLLVCNGFAPSNNTYRHNYLYDNDGAGNFRRATEEPIEADSGWGFGCAFADIDNDQDLDLSIARSRNANEDNLLYRNNQTEYYGVVFRLRGTDSNWSGIGCRVEVRTFVDDFFQSQFRMVEGQSGYCGQTQDVHFGLGAATEIDSVIVYWPSGVRQVYGWRLPANTTYTLIENGGIVSADERKTPVAADHLVITSYPNPFNSQVTLETNLPARDKTRFQVFNTLGQEVTTLHSGVAGPGVLKINWQPTALSSGSYIVTVTQGAVSESQTIHFIK; encoded by the coding sequence ATGGCCGCTGCCTTTTTGTCTCTAATTGTCGTGTTGAGCGTCACATTTTCCGCGGATGCTCAGAGTTACTCCCGCGTCACGGAGTCACCCGTTGCCAATGACGGAGGATCGTCCGCCGCGGTTTGCTTTGTCGATATTGACAACGACGGTGATCTCGATCTCTTCATAACCAATGACGAAGCCGTTCAGGGAAACCTGCTCTACACCAACGACGGCGCGGGTAATTTCTCGAGTGTCGAAGACGACCCTATTCTCGAAACCGGCGGCCACAATGTCGGCGCAACGTGGGCGGACTTCGATCATGACGGAGACGTGGATTGTTTTGTCGCGCGTTGGTCGAATCAAAGCAACCGGCTTTATATCAACAACGGTGACGGCACATTCGAAAGCGGCGTAGTTCCGCCGGTCACGTCGTCGCGAGGATATTCCGAAACCGGAAGTTGGGCCGACTACGACAACGATGGCTGGGTGGATCTCTTTGTCTCCAACAGCGCGGGTACGAATCACCACAACTGGCTCTATCACAACAACGGTGACGGAACTTTTGCGCTCGCGGATATTCCCGCTTTCGCTTTGGATGGTGACGATTCGCGCTCTGTCCAATGGTGTGATGTCGACGGAAACGGTTGGACCGATCTGTTTGTCGCCAACGAGAATCTCGACAACGACGCACTGTATCTCAACTTCGGCGATGGCATATTTTCAAGCGTTGAAGGTGAACCGCCGGTCAACGACGGCGCCACGAATTTCACGGCAAGTTGGGGCGACATCGACAACGACGGCGACTTTGATCTTTTCGTCGGTGGCTACAACAGTCCAAGTCGCCTGTACAGAAAGCTCGAAAGCGGCTTCGAGCTGATTACTGAATCTCCGGTGATTGAAGACAACCGTTTCGCCGTCGGCAGCGCGTTTGCCGACTACGACAATGACGGCGATCTGGATTTGCTCGTGTGCAACGGTTTCGCACCCAGCAACAACACCTATCGCCACAACTATCTGTACGACAACGACGGCGCAGGCAATTTCCGGCGCGCGACGGAAGAGCCCATCGAAGCCGACAGCGGCTGGGGTTTCGGCTGCGCGTTCGCTGACATTGACAACGACCAAGACTTGGATCTCAGCATCGCGCGCTCTCGTAATGCCAACGAGGATAACTTGCTCTACCGCAACAATCAAACTGAATATTACGGTGTCGTGTTCAGGCTGCGCGGCACGGACTCAAACTGGAGCGGCATAGGCTGTCGCGTCGAAGTCCGCACATTTGTGGATGACTTCTTTCAGTCACAGTTTCGCATGGTCGAAGGGCAATCGGGCTACTGCGGTCAGACTCAGGACGTACATTTCGGACTTGGCGCGGCCACTGAAATCGATTCCGTGATTGTCTATTGGCCGAGCGGAGTGCGGCAAGTCTACGGCTGGAGACTTCCCGCCAATACGACGTACACTCTGATTGAAAACGGCGGCATCGTAAGCGCTGACGAACGTAAGACACCCGTCGCCGCGGACCATCTTGTGATAACGTCCTATCCGAATCCTTTCAATTCGCAAGTCACACTTGAAACGAATCTTCCGGCCCGCGACAAAACTCGTTTCCAAGTTTTCAACACTCTCGGTCAGGAAGTCACGACGCTGCATAGCGGCGTCGCCGGACCGGGTGTGCTGAAAATAAACTGGCAGCCCACAGCTTTGTCGTCGGGTTCATACATCGTCACGGTCACACAAGGCGCGGTCTCGGAATCACAAACAATTCATTTCATAAAATAG
- the pabB gene encoding aminodeoxychorismate synthase component I yields the protein MSKSPVFVFTAPTESRGVFRRIALVNPVAQWIVSRLSDLRDSFERVAAYQKSGYYVAMVLSYEAARAFDHALATHLPGQTPLAWFAVSKETSQFEPASKPFTLSAPTVAAEKSSYTESLKSVLSHIRAGDIYQANITIRAHCDFSGDPFSAYCYLSEAVPMPYSAYADLGHMQVLSFSPELFLELKNDTLISKPMKGTAPREPSWDEDEQARIALQQSEKDRAENTMIVDLMRNDLGRICEMGSIQVREMCSVERYPTVHQMITTVVGKKKPDASLFDIFRAAFPAGSITGAPKVRASQIIKNVEFTPRGAYCGSIGMFFPGGDFVCNVAIRTLELNGSVATIGIGSGIVADSDPDKEWEESLLKVKFVSSKIHDFGLYEAFRFVPGSGYRNLEDHLSRLERSCIYFGRPFPRDKILCKLEQLKNELGDKPNRVRLDLNGEEVSFKLIPEELAWPADGVTVLIPDVRLDPDDPRLYHKTTDRPEKYLFRSKAKELGADECLFLNTRGEFTEGSISNVKFKLAGKWVTPKLTCGLLPGVWRDHQVHEDGVAEGVVTFEDLKKIEALCMGNSVRGEGSVKKIILEDGSIVYKERASAP from the coding sequence ATGTCCAAGTCTCCGGTCTTCGTATTCACGGCACCCACCGAATCGCGCGGCGTATTCCGCCGGATTGCGCTGGTTAATCCCGTCGCGCAATGGATTGTCTCGCGTTTGTCTGATCTGCGCGATTCATTCGAACGTGTCGCTGCATACCAGAAGTCCGGATACTATGTCGCGATGGTCCTGAGCTACGAAGCAGCGCGGGCTTTCGATCACGCGCTCGCCACTCACTTGCCCGGACAAACTCCCTTAGCTTGGTTCGCAGTGTCAAAAGAAACGTCGCAATTTGAACCCGCGTCGAAACCGTTCACACTCTCGGCTCCGACCGTCGCGGCCGAAAAATCTTCGTACACGGAGTCGCTCAAAAGCGTCTTGAGTCACATTCGCGCGGGCGACATCTACCAAGCCAACATTACGATTCGCGCGCACTGCGATTTCAGCGGCGATCCTTTCAGCGCGTACTGCTATCTCAGCGAAGCCGTCCCGATGCCCTATTCCGCGTACGCCGATCTCGGACACATGCAGGTGCTTTCCTTTTCACCCGAACTCTTTCTCGAACTGAAAAACGACACGCTGATTTCCAAGCCCATGAAAGGCACCGCGCCGCGCGAGCCGTCTTGGGATGAAGATGAGCAAGCTCGCATCGCGTTGCAGCAAAGCGAAAAGGACCGCGCCGAAAACACGATGATCGTGGACCTGATGCGCAATGATCTGGGCCGCATTTGTGAGATGGGGTCCATTCAAGTGCGTGAAATGTGCAGCGTCGAGCGATATCCCACCGTACATCAAATGATCACCACCGTCGTCGGCAAAAAGAAACCGGACGCGTCTCTCTTCGACATTTTTCGCGCGGCTTTTCCGGCTGGCAGCATTACCGGCGCTCCCAAAGTTCGCGCTTCGCAAATTATCAAAAACGTCGAATTCACTCCGCGCGGAGCCTATTGCGGAAGTATTGGCATGTTCTTTCCGGGCGGTGATTTTGTTTGCAATGTGGCCATTCGCACGCTCGAACTAAACGGCAGCGTCGCCACGATTGGCATCGGTTCGGGCATCGTAGCTGACAGTGATCCGGACAAAGAGTGGGAAGAGTCGCTGCTCAAAGTCAAATTCGTAAGCAGCAAGATACACGATTTCGGCCTGTATGAAGCCTTTCGCTTCGTTCCCGGTTCCGGTTACCGGAATCTCGAAGACCACCTTTCCCGTCTTGAGCGTTCGTGTATTTACTTCGGCCGCCCGTTTCCGCGTGACAAAATACTTTGCAAATTAGAACAACTGAAAAATGAACTCGGCGACAAACCCAATCGCGTACGCCTTGATCTGAACGGCGAGGAGGTGTCGTTCAAACTCATTCCCGAAGAGCTCGCGTGGCCGGCGGATGGCGTCACCGTTTTGATACCTGACGTCCGGCTCGATCCTGACGATCCCCGTCTTTACCACAAGACCACCGACAGGCCCGAGAAATATCTCTTTCGCTCAAAAGCAAAAGAGCTCGGTGCCGATGAGTGTCTATTTTTGAACACGCGCGGCGAATTCACCGAAGGCTCGATCTCAAACGTCAAATTCAAACTCGCGGGCAAATGGGTTACACCGAAACTCACCTGCGGACTCCTTCCCGGAGTGTGGCGCGATCATCAAGTTCATGAAGATGGCGTCGCTGAAGGCGTCGTCACATTCGAAGACCTGAAGAAGATAGAGGCGCTCTGCATGGGCAATTCGGTGCGAGGTGAAGGCAGCGTCAAAAAGATTATCTTGGAAGACGGATCAATAGTCTATAAAGAGCGAGCGTCCGCGCCGTGA
- the ettA gene encoding energy-dependent translational throttle protein EttA: protein MAPQFIFVMEHLVKLYSGEKVLDNINLAFYPGAKIGLVGDNGSGKSTLLRIMAGIDRDFQGYAEPAKGVRAVLVAQEPELDLTKTVRENVELAFAPTLTLIEKYNKIAEEMAEMDGGAMEKALEKMQKLQDEIDKVDGWNLEHQVEVASDALFLPDGDLMITQISGGERRRVALCKALIEKPDILLLDEPTNHLDAETVLWLEKQLREFEGTVIISTHDRYFLDNITKWILELDEGKGIPWEGNYTSWLEQKIELMERADKKPSAKLASLRRELAWIKLSQRERLAESHKHVLEYEKRSKEVMEISNQNQDILIAPGPHLGDVVLEINGVSKGFGGANLIENLSLTIPPGSITGVIGPNGSGKTTLFRMITGEQQPDSGAIRIGPSVVLSYVSQMRDDLDDKKTVFEEITGGVDTISIGNKEVSSRAYVSRFNFKGGDQQKYVTNLSGGERNRVHLAKLLRKGGNFLILDEPSNDLDITTLRLLENALLDFNGCVMVISHDRFFLDRICTHILAFEGNGVARWFEGNFEAYEQQRRAELGANYDRPRRSLYRKLTA, encoded by the coding sequence ATGGCACCACAGTTTATTTTTGTAATGGAACATCTCGTCAAGCTCTACAGCGGCGAGAAGGTCTTGGATAATATCAATTTGGCTTTTTATCCCGGAGCCAAGATCGGCCTGGTTGGAGACAATGGATCAGGAAAGTCGACTCTGCTGCGGATTATGGCCGGCATCGACCGTGACTTTCAGGGTTATGCTGAACCAGCAAAAGGCGTCCGCGCGGTGCTGGTGGCACAGGAACCTGAGCTTGATTTGACCAAAACAGTGCGCGAAAATGTCGAGCTGGCATTCGCTCCGACTTTGACTTTGATCGAGAAGTACAACAAGATCGCCGAAGAGATGGCCGAGATGGACGGCGGCGCGATGGAGAAAGCTCTCGAGAAGATGCAGAAGCTGCAAGACGAAATCGACAAGGTCGACGGCTGGAATCTCGAACATCAAGTTGAAGTCGCGTCGGATGCACTGTTTCTCCCTGACGGGGACTTGATGATCACACAGATTTCCGGCGGCGAACGGCGGCGCGTGGCGTTGTGCAAGGCGCTGATTGAAAAGCCGGATATTTTGCTTTTGGACGAACCGACCAACCATTTGGATGCGGAAACCGTTTTGTGGCTGGAAAAACAGCTTCGTGAATTCGAGGGCACGGTGATCATTTCGACTCACGACCGTTACTTCCTCGACAACATTACCAAATGGATATTGGAGCTCGACGAGGGCAAGGGTATTCCTTGGGAAGGGAATTACACTTCTTGGCTCGAGCAGAAAATAGAATTGATGGAGCGTGCGGACAAGAAGCCTTCGGCAAAACTTGCTTCGCTGCGGAGAGAGCTTGCTTGGATCAAGCTCAGTCAGCGGGAACGCTTGGCCGAAAGTCATAAGCACGTGCTCGAATACGAGAAGCGCTCCAAGGAAGTGATGGAGATCAGCAATCAAAATCAGGACATTCTGATTGCGCCGGGTCCGCATCTGGGCGACGTCGTGCTGGAGATTAACGGCGTTTCCAAAGGCTTCGGCGGCGCGAATCTGATTGAAAACTTGTCGCTGACGATTCCGCCGGGAAGCATTACGGGCGTTATCGGACCGAACGGATCGGGCAAGACGACTTTGTTTCGGATGATTACGGGCGAACAGCAACCGGATTCCGGGGCAATCCGGATCGGGCCGTCCGTTGTTTTGTCTTATGTCAGCCAGATGCGCGATGATCTCGACGACAAGAAAACCGTGTTCGAAGAAATTACCGGCGGAGTTGACACGATTTCCATCGGGAATAAGGAAGTTTCATCGCGCGCGTACGTGTCGCGATTTAATTTCAAGGGCGGAGACCAGCAGAAATACGTCACGAATCTTTCCGGCGGCGAACGCAACCGCGTGCATTTGGCAAAACTGCTGCGCAAGGGCGGAAACTTTTTGATCTTGGACGAACCGAGCAACGATTTGGACATTACTACGCTGCGGCTGCTGGAGAACGCGCTGCTCGATTTTAACGGCTGTGTGATGGTTATCAGTCACGACCGGTTTTTCCTTGACCGCATTTGCACGCATATTCTTGCGTTTGAAGGCAACGGAGTCGCACGGTGGTTCGAAGGGAATTTTGAAGCCTATGAGCAGCAGCGGCGCGCGGAACTCGGCGCGAACTACGACCGACCGCGGCGATCATTGTATAGAAAATTGACGGCGTAA